A window of Acidimicrobiales bacterium genomic DNA:
GGCCAGCTCGGTGCTGTTGGGGCCGGGGACCAGGTTGGTGGCGCCGACGGTGTCGAGGAACCGCTGCTCGTCGACCCACCCCCGCCGCCGCACCACCTCGTCGTGCATCATCGCGATGTGCGCCGCCGGTCCGCCGAAGGCGGTCACCCCGAGGCGGAAGAACAGCGCCGCCAGCTCCCCCAGCCGGCGGGGCTCAGGTTCAGGGTTGGGGCTAGGGCGCGGCACGGCGGTAGCGGAACAGGCACATGCCGTCGGTGCTGGCCGTTTGGGGCAGGAGGATCGCGCCCCGGCCCCAGGGCTCCCAGGGGGGTTCGGCGGGGTCGAGCGGCTCGAGGTCGGGCCGGCGCTCCTGCAGCCAGGCATCGACGTCGGTCGACTCGGCCGCCGTGAGGGTGCACACCGAGAAGACGAGCACGCCGCCCGGTCGCACCAGGTCGGCGGCCGCGGCCACCAGGTTCTTCTGCAGCTCGGCGAGCCGGGCGACCGACGCCTCGTCGACCCGCCACCGCAGGTCGGCCCGGCGCCGCAGCGTCCCCAGCCCCGAGCACGGCGCGTCGACCAGGACCCGGTCGAACACCCCGCCCCGCCACGGCGGCCGCGTCCCGTCACCCACCACCAGAGCCACCCGCTTCCCGTCGCCGAGCCGCTCGACGTTGGTGCGGATGAGGCCGACGCGGGTGGGGCGGACGTCGGCGGCGACAACCCAGGCGCCGGTCGACGCCATGGCGGTGGCCTTGCCCCCGGGGGCCGCGCACATGTCGAGCACCCGGTCGTCGGGTTGGGTGTCGACGAGGGCCGCCACCTGCTGCGACGCCGCGTCCTGCACGTAGCCGTCGGCGCGCTCGGTCGCCGCGGCCGGTTCGTTCATGGCGGCCAGGGCGGCGAGGGCCCGGTCCGCGCCGAGGTCGGTGGTCAGGCGGGCGACCACCCAGTCGGGGACGCTGAGGCGGCTCGCCTCGTCGGGCCACTCGGGCGGGATCTCGGCGACCCGGCGGAGCACGGCGTTCACCAGGCCCCGGGCCGACCGTGGCGTCACGGCGACGGTCTCGGCCACCGCCGCGTGGGGCGGCACACCGCCGAACGCCAGCTGGTAGGCGCCCAGGCGCAGGGCGCTGCGCACCCGGGGCACGGGCGGGCGGGACAGGAAGCGGTCGACAAGGAAGTCGCAGGCCCGGCGCATCCTCGTGGTGCCGTAGACCAGGTCGGTGACGAAGCGGCGGTCGCGCTCCGGCAACCCGGACCGGGACAGCAGCTTCGGGAGCACCAGGTTGGCGTAGGCGCCGTGCGACTCGATGCGCTCCAGGGCATCGAGCGCCACCTTCCGGGACGGCGCCGGGCGTCGGCGCTCAGTTGCCGAACGGCTCATCCGGGCTCCAGCGGGCACCATTGGCCCAAGCGGTTGCGGTCATGTGGGGCTTCCCTTCGGGTTGAACCTCCAGCAGTCGGATGGTCCCGTCGCCCGCCGGCACGTCGAGGCCCTCGACCTCCGGCGACTCCTCGACCGACAGCGACGTGCGCCACACCTTCAGCCGCTTGCCGCGGAACGTCGTCCACGCCCCGCCGACCCGCACCAGCCGGTGCACGGCCACGGCCGGCGCCGACCAGTCGATCCGCAGCTCGGCCGGGTCGATCTTGTGGGCGTAGGTCGGCTCCCCCACCTGCGGCGTCGGCTCCCCCAGCCCCTCGCGCAGGTTCGCGACCAGCAGCCTGGTCCCTTCGTCGGTCAACCGGGCCCGCAACTCGTCGACGGTCTCGTCGGGCCCGATCGTCACCTCGGCCCGGTCGTAGACGGCGCCCGTGTCGAGCCCCTCCTCCACCACCATCAGGTCGACGCCCGTCGTCTCGTCGCCCGCCAGCACCGCCCGCTCCACCGGCGCCGCGCCCCGCCACCGGGGCAGCAGCGAGAAGTGGATGTTCACCAGCGGCAGCTCGGCCAGCACGTCGGGCCGGATGATCCGCCCGAAGGCGACCACCACGCCGAGGTCGGCACCCGCCGACAGCACGTCGTCGACCCGGTCCGACACCGGCAACCCCAGCTCCAAGGCCGCGGCCTTCACCGGCGACGGCGTCACGCGGCCACCCCGCCCCCGCCGGGCGTCGGCCCGGGACACCACCAGGCCCACGTCGAACCCCGCCTCCACCAGCGCCCGCAACGGCGGGACGGCGAACGACGGTGTGCCGAGGTAGACGAGGCGCCGCGGGTGACGCGGCGCGGGAGGCAACACCAGATCGGGCACGAGGACGGCAGGGACGAGCTAGCGCAGCGAGAACCCGGCGCCACCCGACCCACGGCGGGCGGGGGCGACCTCGGGATCGAAGTTGGCACCGATGCCCAGCTCGCGGATGGTGCGCAGCGCCTGCTTCCGGGTGTCGGCGTCGAGGCGCTCCAGCAGGAGGACCCCGTCGAGGTGGTCCATCTCGTGCTGGAAGCAGCGGGCCAGGATCTCGTCGGCCTCGATCGACACCTCGTTGCCGTCGAGGTCGTAACCGGTGAGGTGCACCTCCTTGGGGCGCACGATCTCCCAGGCCAGACCCGGCACCGACAGGCAGCCCTCCTCGTAGGCCCACTCGCCGTCGGTCTCGCCGATCGTGGGGTTCACCAGCGTCTGGGCGCCCTCACCCACGTCGTACACGAAGATCCGCTTGCGCACCCCGATCTGCGGGGCGGCCAAGCCCATGCCCGGCGCCTCGTACATGGTGATGATCATGTCGTCGGCCAGCCGCGCCAGCTTGCCGTCGATGTCGGTGACTTCGGCGGCCCGCTGCCGGAGGACAGGGTCGCCGACGAGGCGGATGGGATGACCGGCCATCGGCCCAGGCTACCGCTGTGCACCGGGGCTGCTGGACCTCCGTGCCCCGACTCTGGCGGGTAATTCGACAGGGCTACCGCCGGGTGCCCGCGTATCGTCGAGGGGGTGACTGCTCCGACCGCACGACTGATCCGCGCCGACGAGCTGGCTGACTGGTTCGTGGTCCCCCGCACCGCCATGCTCGGTCCTCCCGTCACCCCCGAGCAGGTCGAGACGGTCCGCCCCTACATGCACCCGGAGCGCTGCGTCGCGGCGTACGACGGGTCGTCGGACGGGCGGCCGGTCGGCTCCGCCGGGTCGTTCCCCACCGAGGTGACAGTGCCGGGCGGCAAGGTCGCCTCGGGAGCGGTGACCGCGGTCGGCGTCCTGCCGACCCATCGTCGCCAGGGCCACCTCACCCGGCTCATGCAGACCCAGCTCGCCGACATCGTCGAGCGCGACGAGCCGCTCGCCATCCTCGTCGCCGCCGAGTACCCCATCTACGGGCGCTTCGGTTACGGGCCGGCCACCGAGGCCTGCGCCATCCGCATCGACACTTCGGTGCCGGGCATGTGGCGCGACCGGCCCACCGGCTCCACCGAGCTGGTCGACAACGACGTCTTCACCAAGACGCTGCTGGAGCTCTACGAGCGCGCCCGCCACGACGTGGTCGGGCACATGAGCTACGAGGACTCCCGTTGGAAGGTGCACACCGGCGAGCTCGAGTGGCCCGACGGGCGGGCCGAGGACCGGCGCAAGGCCACCAAGGTGGTGTGGCGCGACGACTCGGGCGTCGTCGGCGGAGTCGTGAGCTACACGGTGAAGGACCGCTGGGTCGACAACCGCCCGCAGAGCGAGCTCCGCGAGGAGCTGCTGGTCACGGCCTCGCCGGACGCCCAGCGCGAGGTGGTGCGCTACCTGTCGTCGGTCGACTGGATCGCCAGCGTGCACCTCGGCACCCGGGCGGTCGACGACCCCGTGCCGCTGTGGCTGCACGACGGTCGGGCCGCCGTGATGTACGACCGCTCCGACCACGTGTGGGCCCGGGTCCTCGACGTGCCCGCGGCGCTGTCCGCCCGGAACTACGCCGCCGACGGCCGGCTGGTGCTCGAGATCGACGACCCGATGGGGTTCGCCAACGGCCGGTTCGCCCTGGAGGGCGGGCCCTCGGGCTCGCTGTGCGCGCCTTCCCGCGACGAGCCGGACCTGGTGCTGTCGGCTTCGGCCCTCGGCGCCGCCTACCTCGGCGGACTGTCGTGGGCGCGGCTGGCGGCGGCCCACTGGGTCACCGAGGCCCGCCCGGGTGCGCTGGAGCGGGCGTCGACGATGTTCACCACGCCGCGGGCCCCATGGTGCGCGATGACGTTCTGACGCTGCTGCAACCCGAAACCTCGACAGAAACGGTCGCTATGGCGCCATCTCTGTCGAGATTTCGATCAGGGGCGCTGGCCGGCGGCGAGGCGGACGACGCGGTCCTCCGTGACGAGGGCCGTGACCAGATCGGCGGGGGTCACGTCGAACGCCGGGTTCACCGCCCGAGCGCCCGGGGGCGCCAATCGGACGTCGGCGATGGCCAGCACCTCGTCGCCGTCGCGGTCCTCGATCTCGATCGCGGCGCCGTCGGGGGTGCCGAGGTCGACCGTCGACTCCGGGGCCACCACCACGAACGGCACGCCCGCCCGCTGCGCCGCCAGGGCCAGCGGGTAGGTGCCGATCTTGTTGGCGACGTCGCCGTTGGCGACCACCCGGTCGGCCCCGACGACCACGGCGTCGACCTCGCCCCGGGCGATCAGCGACGGCCCGGCGCCATCGACCACCACCCGGTAGTCGACGCCCATCTCCTGCAGCTCCCAGGCGGTGAGCCGGGTGCCCTGCAGCAGCGGGCGCGTCTCGTCGGCGTAGACCAGTGCGACCCCGCCCCGCTCGTGGAGGCAGCGGACCACCCCGAGGGCGGTCCCCCACTCGACGCACGCCAGGCTGCCGGTGTTGCAGTGGGTGTGGAGGCGGAGGCCGGCGGCTTCGGTGTGCGGGCACAGCTCCCGGAGCAGGTCGGCGCCCCGGCCGCCCATCGCCCGGTTGGCGGCGACGTCCTCGTCGAGGAGGGCGAGCGCGGTGGCCAGCACGGCGTCGCGACCCTCGGGGATGGCAGCGACGCTGCGGGCGACGCCCCGGGCCAGGTTCACGGCGGTCGGGCGGGCGGCGCGCAGGCCGGCGATGGCCGCGTCGAGCTCACGGTCGTCCCACGAGGCGCGCCGGGCCTCGTCGAGGGCGAGCACCACGCCCAGCGCCCCGGCGGCACCGAGCGCCGGCGCGCCCCGCACGGCCAGGCGCTGGATGGCGTTGACGAGACCGTCGACGTCGGTGAGGTGGACGTGGCGCACCTCGTGCGGGAGCGCGGTCTGGTCGACGATCACCACCGCCCCGTCGTTCCAGTCGATCGTCCGCACCGGGAGATTCTTGCCGAAGTCGTCACACGCGCAACGGGTCGACCGAAACCCGGAGGCGGCCCGGGGGGCGTGGCGTGGCGGCGAGGGCGTCGCAGAGCACCTGGTGGTCGGGGGCCCGGAGCAGCCAGCGGCCGTCGGCCGGGCCCATCACGTCGACCTCGGCCGGGCGGCCGAACGCTGCCACGAACGCCGCCGCCGACGGGCCCGACACCTCGGCCAGCGCCGCGGCCGGGGGGAAGCGCAGCAGGTCGCGGCGCTCGGCCTCGGCGTCGGTCACCCGGGTCGGGTCGGCGTGGAGGGCGGCCAGGACCACCTCGTGGCGCGGCGCCCGGGTCTGGAGGACGAGGCGGCCCCCGTCGGATCGCCGGCCGACGATCCGCGCCGCCCGGGCCAGCAGCCCGAACGCCTGCTCGGCGGCCCGGTAGCGGGGGGCGAGGAGCTCCTGGTCGAGGTCGAGGAAGGCGACGACCTCGGCCCGGTCGACCTGGTGCAGCACGGCCTCCGTGCCGACGACCACTCGTCTTTGAAGGGAAACGGCCCTATCCGGGTCGTTTCCCTTCAAAGACGTGGAGGCGACCTCGCCCACCGGCTCGCCCACCAGCGCCTCCAGCTCCTCCCGCACCCGGCTCACGCCCTGGCGCAGCAGCTTGAGACGGGTGGCGCCGCAGGCCGCGCACACCGTGGGCCGCTCCCGGCTGCAGCGGGGGCAGGCCAGCGTCCCTTCGACCAGCTGGGTGAGGGCGGCGTCGCAGGCCTCGCAGCGGGCCAGCTCACCGCATGCGCTGCAGGCCAGCAGCCTCGCCCGGCCGACCCGGTTGAGGACGCACAGCACCCGCCGGCCGCTGCGCAGCACGTCGACCAACCGGGGCGAGATGAGGCCGGTGCGGGGGTCGTCGCTGCGGCGGTCGACCACCTCGACCAGCGGCCAACCGGCCCGCTCGTCGTTGCGGGAGGGCTCGGTGAGCTCGCCCCACGCCAGCGCCTCCAGCGTCGGGCACGGCGACACCAGGACGCAGGGCACGCCGGCCCGGGCGGCCCGCTCGGCCACGACGTCGCGGGCGTGCCAGGTGGGCGTCTGCTCCTGGGCGTGGCCCTCGTCGTGCTCGTCGACCACGACCACAGCGGCCAGGTCGCCCACCGGCGCCCACGCCGCCGCCCGGGTGCCGACCACCGTCGCCCCCGCCGCGCCCAGCGCCCAGTCGCGGGGATGCGACGCCACCGGCACGCCCTCCCGCCGCAGCCGCGCCTCGATCGCCCGGGCCAGCCCCACGTTCGGGCACACCACCAGGGCGTTCCCGAGTCGGGCGGCGCCGAGGACGACCTCGACCGGGTCTGCGGCAGGCGGCAGCCGGACGACCGACCGCAGCAGCGGCGCCGGCTCCCCGGAGGCCACCGGATGCCGAGGGGACCGGGGCAACCCCGACACGATGCGGTCCGGGTCGGCGGTCCGGAGGAACGACGCCGGGCGGCCCCACCAGCGCCACGCGGCCCAGCCGGCCAGGGCGATGAGCTCCTCGGGTGGGCCCCAACCGGAGAGCTTCGCCAGGGGCCGAGGCGTGACGCCCGGGGGCGGTGTGACGTCGACGGCCACGATCCAGCCCCCCACCCTCCGCCCGCCCAGGGCGATCCGCACCCGGGTCCCGACGCGCACCTGGTCCCCGAATCGCTCGGGGACCAGGTAGTCGAACGTCTTGCCGATGGCCGGCTCGTCGGGCAGCACCCGGACGACCCGCCCCTCGACGGCGACGGCGACATCCGCAGCAGGAGCCGCGACCGGCTCCTGCCACAGCGTCGTCTGGGCGTCGCCTCTAGAGGCTGAGGGCACTCTTGAGGTCGTCCACCCGCGTGGTCTGCTCCCAGCTCAGCTCCTTGTCGCTGCGGCCGAAGTGGCCGTAGGCGGCGGTCCGCTTGTAGATCGGACGGCGGAGGTCGAGGTCGCGCAGGATGGCGGCGGGCCGGAGGTCGAACACCTCGCGCACCGCCTCGCCGATCTTCGTCGGGTCGACGGACTCGGTGCCGAAGGTCTCCACCAGCAGCGACACCGGGTGGGCGACGCCGATGGCGTAGGCGACCTGCACCTCGCAGCGCTTGGCGGCCCCGGAGGCGACCACGTTCTTGGCGACCCAGCGGGCGGCGTAGGCAGCCGAGCGGTCGACCTTCGACGGGTCCTTGCCGGAGAACGCACCGCCACCGTGGCGGGCGGCGCCGCCGTAGGTGTCGACGATGATCTTGCGGCCGGTGAGACCGCAGTCGGCGTGGGGCCCGCCCAGCTCGAAGGAGCCGGTGGGGTTGACCAGCACGCGGAAGTCGTCGTCCTGGAACTGCGGCGGGACCAGCGGCCGGATCACGTGCTCGATCAGGTCGGGCTTGATCAGCGTCTCGGCGTCGAGGCCCGGCTGGTGCTGCGTGGAGATCAGGACGGTCTTGAGCTCGACCGGCACACCGTCCTCGTAGTCGACCGTGACCTGGGTCTTCCCGTCGGGGCGCAGGTACGGCAGGATGCCGGCCTTGCGGACCTCGGCCAGGCGGTGGGCCAGCCGGTGGGCGAACCAGATCGGCAGCGGCATGAGGTCTTCGGTCTCGTCGACCG
This region includes:
- a CDS encoding transcription antitermination factor NusB, translated to MALDALERIESHGAYANLVLPKLLSRSGLPERDRRFVTDLVYGTTRMRRACDFLVDRFLSRPPVPRVRSALRLGAYQLAFGGVPPHAAVAETVAVTPRSARGLVNAVLRRVAEIPPEWPDEASRLSVPDWVVARLTTDLGADRALAALAAMNEPAAATERADGYVQDAASQQVAALVDTQPDDRVLDMCAAPGGKATAMASTGAWVVAADVRPTRVGLIRTNVERLGDGKRVALVVGDGTRPPWRGGVFDRVLVDAPCSGLGTLRRRADLRWRVDEASVARLAELQKNLVAAAADLVRPGGVLVFSVCTLTAAESTDVDAWLQERRPDLEPLDPAEPPWEPWGRGAILLPQTASTDGMCLFRYRRAAP
- a CDS encoding GNAT family N-acetyltransferase, translated to MTAPTARLIRADELADWFVVPRTAMLGPPVTPEQVETVRPYMHPERCVAAYDGSSDGRPVGSAGSFPTEVTVPGGKVASGAVTAVGVLPTHRRQGHLTRLMQTQLADIVERDEPLAILVAAEYPIYGRFGYGPATEACAIRIDTSVPGMWRDRPTGSTELVDNDVFTKTLLELYERARHDVVGHMSYEDSRWKVHTGELEWPDGRAEDRRKATKVVWRDDSGVVGGVVSYTVKDRWVDNRPQSELREELLVTASPDAQREVVRYLSSVDWIASVHLGTRAVDDPVPLWLHDGRAAVMYDRSDHVWARVLDVPAALSARNYAADGRLVLEIDDPMGFANGRFALEGGPSGSLCAPSRDEPDLVLSASALGAAYLGGLSWARLAAAHWVTEARPGALERASTMFTTPRAPWCAMTF
- the def gene encoding peptide deformylase, whose amino-acid sequence is MAGHPIRLVGDPVLRQRAAEVTDIDGKLARLADDMIITMYEAPGMGLAAPQIGVRKRIFVYDVGEGAQTLVNPTIGETDGEWAYEEGCLSVPGLAWEIVRPKEVHLTGYDLDGNEVSIEADEILARCFQHEMDHLDGVLLLERLDADTRKQALRTIRELGIGANFDPEVAPARRGSGGAGFSLR
- the mtnA gene encoding S-methyl-5-thioribose-1-phosphate isomerase; the protein is MRTIDWNDGAVVIVDQTALPHEVRHVHLTDVDGLVNAIQRLAVRGAPALGAAGALGVVLALDEARRASWDDRELDAAIAGLRAARPTAVNLARGVARSVAAIPEGRDAVLATALALLDEDVAANRAMGGRGADLLRELCPHTEAAGLRLHTHCNTGSLACVEWGTALGVVRCLHERGGVALVYADETRPLLQGTRLTAWELQEMGVDYRVVVDGAGPSLIARGEVDAVVVGADRVVANGDVANKIGTYPLALAAQRAGVPFVVVAPESTVDLGTPDGAAIEIEDRDGDEVLAIADVRLAPPGARAVNPAFDVTPADLVTALVTEDRVVRLAAGQRP
- the metK gene encoding methionine adenosyltransferase, which translates into the protein MSLRWTFTSESVTEGHPDKMADQISDAVLDAILAQDPVARVACETMVTTGLAIVAGEITTTAYVEIPSIVRETIKGIGYDRESVGFDGNTCGVLTSIDPQSPDIAQGVDTAYENRLEGGEEDLDSQGAGDQGMMFGYAVDETEDLMPLPIWFAHRLAHRLAEVRKAGILPYLRPDGKTQVTVDYEDGVPVELKTVLISTQHQPGLDAETLIKPDLIEHVIRPLVPPQFQDDDFRVLVNPTGSFELGGPHADCGLTGRKIIVDTYGGAARHGGGAFSGKDPSKVDRSAAYAARWVAKNVVASGAAKRCEVQVAYAIGVAHPVSLLVETFGTESVDPTKIGEAVREVFDLRPAAILRDLDLRRPIYKRTAAYGHFGRSDKELSWEQTTRVDDLKSALSL
- a CDS encoding methionyl-tRNA formyltransferase, which encodes MPDLVLPPAPRHPRRLVYLGTPSFAVPPLRALVEAGFDVGLVVSRADARRGRGGRVTPSPVKAAALELGLPVSDRVDDVLSAGADLGVVVAFGRIIRPDVLAELPLVNIHFSLLPRWRGAAPVERAVLAGDETTGVDLMVVEEGLDTGAVYDRAEVTIGPDETVDELRARLTDEGTRLLVANLREGLGEPTPQVGEPTYAHKIDPAELRIDWSAPAVAVHRLVRVGGAWTTFRGKRLKVWRTSLSVEESPEVEGLDVPAGDGTIRLLEVQPEGKPHMTATAWANGARWSPDEPFGN